The sequence GGTTCTGCTAGGACTTGGCTACCGGAAACTCAGCGGCAACAGCCCGTCACGCGGCCCGGCGGCCGCCACCGTGCTCGCACGCAACCCCGTCTCGCCGCGGGCCGGGGTCGTGTTGCTCAAGGTCGGTCGCCGCGTGCTGGTGTGTAGCGAGTCGGCCGGCCAGCCGTTGACCACGCTCTCGGAGATCACCGATCGTGACGAGGTTGCCGAACTCGAAGGTCGGCTCACGGGCAAGCGCTCGACTGAGCCGGAGACGCCATTCGTGATGTCGATGAACTCGGCTAGTGCTGAGTTCGCGAGCGGCTATCCTGATCCCGCCGAGTCCGAAGTCGCCGCGGCGTTGGGCAACGACTTGAAGGCGGACGAAGATTCGGTCGTGCAGGAAACCAAGGGAGAACTGGCGGGCCTGATGGAGCGGGTCCGCACGGTTTCCAGGCAGTTCCGCAGTCAGCAACGCGGAACCGGATAACCAGAGCAACGGGAAAGGATGCCCATGCCTGACAGTGAAACCAAGATGCACCCCCGCGCGCACGCCGAGCCCGGCTTGGGTATCGGCTACTGGTTGTGCATCGCGCTCGCCGTGCTGCTGGTGCTATTCCTCGCGGCTCCCGTACACGCCCAGACGTTCGACGACCTCCCGAACCTCACCAACGACAACGGCGAGTCGATGTCGCTCGCGCTGCCCGACGTGACGGATCCGGAGAACCTCCCGGGTGCGTTGCAGATCGTCGTGATGCTGACGGTACTATCGCTCGCGCCGTCGATCCTCGTGATGATGACGAGCTTCACGCGGATCGTGATCGTGTTGTCGCTCGTTCGGCAGGCGATCGGAACGCAAAGCCTGCCGCCGAACCAGGTGCTCGTCGGGCTTTCGCTGTTCATGACGATCGTCGTGATGGGGCCGACGTGGAACAAGGTCAACCAGAACGCGCTTCAGCCGTACCTCAACGGCGAGATCACGCAGCAAGCAGCGCTGGACAACGCGGTCGTCCCGATGCGTGACTTCATGATCGCCCAGATCGAAGCCAGCGGCAGCGACGCGGAGGTCCAGTTGTTTCACGCCCACGCCACCGGTGAGCCGGCCGAGACCTGGGATGAGGTGAGCACCTTCAGCCTCATCCCCGGCTTCATGCTCAGCGAACTTAAGACCGCCTTCTGGATGGGCTTTCTGATTTACTTGCCGTTCCTGATCGTCGACATGGTGATCTCCGCGGTGTTGATCAGCATGGGCATGATGATGTTGCCGCCCGTGCTGATCTCGTTGCCGTTCAAGCTGTTGCTCTTCGTGCTCGCCGACGGATGGACGCTGATGACGGCGTCGCTGATGGAAAGTTTCGTGACATGAACCCCGAAGTCGCCACCGATCTCGTGCGTCAGACGTTGATCCTGACGCTGCTCGTGTCCGCGCCGATCCTGCTGGTCGGCCTTGCGGTCGGTGTGGTCATTTCGTTGCTGCAAGCACTCACGCAGGTGCAGGAACAAACGTTGTCGTTCATACCGAAGATCATGGCGATGGTGATTGTCGCCGCGATCACGCTGCCCTGGACGGTGAACCAAGTGCTGTCGTTCGCCAGAGAGATGATGTCGCTGGCCCCGCCGATGTGATGACGTCGTGATGCGATGGACCTGATCCCGATCCAACTTCTTGGCCCGCAGTACGCTGCCGTCGTTTTTCGGTTCGCCGGGTTGATGTTGTTCATGCCGATGTTCGGCAGCGGACGGATTCCCAAGCGGGTCAAGGTGATGTTCGCGATCGTGTGTGCCACGTCGTTGTTCGCCGCCGGCCACGCACCGGCACCGCTGCCGGATGATCCTGCCGCGATCGCGATGGGCCTGGGGGGAGAAATCCTCTTCGGCTTCGCGCTCGGCATGGTCGCGTCGCTGACGTTCATTGGTGCCCAATGGGCTGGCAACGCGGTGGGCCAGCAAATGGGCATCGGGCTCGGCGCGGTGTTCGATCCGAGCAGCGACGTGGGCGGTTCGCCCGTGTCCGACGTTTACTTTCTGCTGACACTTTTCATCTTTCTGGGCATCGACGGACACGTGATGCTCGTCCGCGGTGCGTTGGATTCGTTCGCCGTGTTGCCGCCGTTGAGCGTCGGGGTCGATGCCGACCTGCTCACCATTGTCATCGGCATGTTCACCGCCGCGACGTCGTTGATGATCCGCATCGGCGCGCCGCTATTCGTGGCGATGCTTGCTTGCGACGTGTGTCTCGGTTTCATCGGGAAGACGGTGCCGCAGTTGAATCTGCTCGCGGCAGGTCTGTCGTTGCGTTCATTGGTCGGGATGATGCTGTTGGTATTCACGGTCGGAACAACGCAGGGGGTGATCGTCGAGGAACTTACCGACGCATTGCACAAGACCTACGAGCTTTACACCACGAGCCGGAGCTGAGTCATGGCCGACGACGAAGCAGCAGGCGAAAAGACCGAAGCGCCGACGCCGAAGAAGCGGCAGGAGGCGCGCGAAAAGGGCGATGTCGCCAAGAGTCAAGACCTCAGCGGCGCGATCGTGTTGCTGGGCATGCTCGCGTTGTTGTACTTCGGCGGCGCGCACCTTTACACGGAGCTGGTGAAGATCGCCCAGGCGTTCTTCGGCGTGGAACTCGCGTCGGCAACCGGGGCGGTCCATGGCGGCGGCGTGCGGGAGCAGATGGTCAGGCTCGGTTACGCGGCCGCGCCGTTGGCTGTCGGCGTGTTCGTCATCGGCGTGCTCGCCCATGTCGTGCAGATCGGCCCGATGCTCGCGCCCAAGAAGCTGATCCCTGATCCCAACGGAATCAACCCCATCAAGGGCTTCAAGCGTCTGTTCATGGAGGCCAAGACGTACGTCGGCTTCGGGATGAACCTGCTGAAGTTCACCGTCGTCGCGGTTGTGGCGTATATGTCGATCAACGCCAAGCTGCCGGAACTCGCCGGGTTGCAGGCGTTGCCGCACATTCAAGCGTTCGGGTCCGGTGCGTCGATTCTCTTTACGATCGCATTGCAGGTTGCGGTGGCGTTGCTGCTGCTGGGCATCCTCGACTTCGCGTACCAGAAGTACCGCCACGAAAACCAGCTCAAGATGACCAAGCAACAGCTCAAGGAGGAGCTCAAGAACATGGACGGTGACCCCCAGATAAAACAGCGCCGCCGGCAGGTGGCGATGCAGCGGGCGATGCAGCGCGTGAAGGCGGCGGTACCGACGGCGGACTTCGTCGTGACCAACCCGACGCACTTCTCGGTGGCGGTGAAGTACGACGCCGAGTCGATGGACGCCCCGCGGGTCGTGGCCAAGGGCGCGGATCAACTCGCCTTCCGCATCCGCGAGCTTGCGCTGCTGCACAACATTCCGATCATCGAGAAGAAGCCGGTGGCCCGGGCGCTCTATGCGTCGTGCGAGATCGGGCAGGAAATTCCCGAAGACATGTACGCCGCGGTGGCCGAGATTCTTGCGTACGTCTACGAAATAAGCGGACAACAAAGTCTGCAGAAAATGGCTTGAATCTGGCGCGCATTGTGTAAGTATGTTGGCTACCCGCCGGCGGAGCCCGGCGATTGCTTAACCGGTCAATCGGCCGGTCGACAAGGACGTCATGACAAGCGCGGTGCTTCAACATCCTCTTGTGTCCAGAGTGACCGCGCACCGCGGCATGGTGTTCCCGCTCGCGCTCATCGGGCTGCTACTAGTCTTTCTCGTCCCGCTGCCGACGGCGATCCTCGATCTGCTTTTGGTCGTCAACGTCACGCTCAGCGTCGTGCTGCTCGTAAGCGTGGTTTATGCGAAAAGTCCTTTGGAATTGGCGGTTTTTCCGTCTTTCCTGCTCGCGGTCACGATGTTTCGACTCGTCCTCAACGTCGCGACCACACGTTTGATTCTCACCGCCGGCGACGGGGCGAGCAGCCCCGAGTCCGCCACCGGAGCGGCCGGCCAAGTCATCGAGACATTTTCCAGCTTCGTCACCGCAGGCTCGCTGACGGTCGGGCTGATCATCTTCGTCATCATCTTCATCATCCAGTTCGTCGTGATCACCAAGGGTGCGACGCGGATCAGTGAGGTGGCGGCGAGGTTCACGCTCGATGCGATGCCGGGCAAGCAGATGGCGATCGACGCGGACCTCAACGCCGGCGCGATCGATGAGTCCGAGGCCCGAAACCGCCGCGAGAACATCGCCCAGGAAGCCGACTTCTACGGAGCGATGGATGGTGCCAGCAAGTTCGTCCGCGGCGACGCGATCGCGGGCATCGTCATCACGCTGGTCAACATCATCGGCGGCATCTACGTCGGCATGGTCGAGTACGGCTGGAACATCGGCCCGACCAGTTCGCTGTTCACCAAGCTCACCATCGGCGACGGATTGGTATCGCAAGTCCCCGCATTCATCGTGTCGCTGGCTGCGGGTCTGCTGGTGACGCGATCGAGCAGCCGCAAGGACCTGGGCAGCGAGGTGCTGACCCAGGTCTTTGCCAAGCCGAAGCCGTTGATCGTGGCCGGCATTTTCCTGGTCATCATGAGCATGACGGGACTGCCGATGGTACCGCTGCTCATCCTGGCCGGGTGTTGTTTCGGCTGGGCGTTCCTGTTGTTCCGCCAGGCGGATGCCGAGGCGGCGCGTGTCGCGAAGGTCGAGGCCGACAAGGAAGCCGCTGCCGTCGCCGAGCCGGACAAAGTCGAGTCGCTCCTCGACGTCGACGCGATGGAACTGGAGATCGGCGTTGGATTGGTGCGTCTGGTCGATACCAAAAAAGGCGGCGACCTCATGGAGCGTGTCCAGCTCATTCGTCGGCAGATCGCCATGGAGCTGGGCATCATGGTCCCGTCGGTCCGCATCCGCGACAACATCCAGCTCCAGCCCAACGACTACGTCATCAAGATCCGCGGCGAGGCCGTCGCGGCTGGAGAGACGTTCCCCGAGCAGTACCTCGCCATGGACAGCGGCGCGGCCGTCACGCCGATCAGCGCCGCCGAGCAAACCACCGAGCCGGCGTTCGGCCTGCCCGCCTACTGGATCACCGAGCCGCAACGCGAGGAAGCGGAACTACTCAACTACACCGTCGTCGAGGCCAGCGCCGTCCTCGCCACGCACCTCACTGAGGTCATCAAGCAACACGCGCACGAGTTGGTCACCCGCCAGGAAGTCCGCAAGCTCGTCGACAACCTCAAGGAAAAGGCTCCCGCCCTTGTCGAAGAAGTCATCGACAAACAGGTCAAACCCGGCGAGCTCCAGAAGGTGCTGCAGAACCTGCTCCGCGAACGCGTCCCTGTCCGCGATCTGGAGACCATCGTCGAAACCCTTGGCGATTTCTCCGAGCGCACGAAGGACGTGGATGTGCTTACCGAGTTCGCCCGCAGTGCCTTGGCCCGCACGATTTGCAAGCAGCACGTCGACGAGAACGACACGCTCTGGTGCGTCACGATCGACCCGGCGATCGAGGATTTGGTCAGCGGCCATACGAACAAGGGCGATAATGGTGCCACGCTGACCATGCCGCCGCAGACGCAACAGCAGATCGTCGGTGCGGCGGCGGCGAAGATTGAAGAACTGACCAGCACCGGCCGGCCCGCCGTCGTGCTGTGCAATCCGACGGTGCGGGCACAGGTTCGACGGATGCTCGAGGCCGCGCTCCCACAGGTCGCGGTCCTCAGTTACGGCGAAGTCGTCAGCGAAGTCAATGTCGAGGCGGTCGGGCTGGTGACACTCGGCCGATAAGTTAGAGTGACCGACGGATCGGTCGTCTCTCCGGCTAAGATGGTGAAAGTGCAACCGCCTGCGAGGATGCGGGCAGTAGGGATTCAGGGATGAAGTTGAAGACAATCTCAGCACCCACGATGGCGGAAGCGATCAAGGCCGTGAAGACGGAGCTTGGGGCGAACGCGGTCATCCTGCACACGCGACAGGTCAAAACATCCAAGTGGATGGGGCTTCGGCGATCGCTGCGGGTCGAGGTGATCGCCGGGCTTGCGGACAAGAAGAAGCAGCCCAAACCGCCGGTGAAGCGGACGGTGCCGACGCTCGCCGAAGCGCTGCCGCCGCAGGCGATGCCCAAGCCCGCCCACTCGGAAGTGCTTGCCGCACTGGCGAAAAAGTCCTTGGCCGACCTCGCGCCCGACGCCGCGCCGGGTGCCGGATTGCTCAACACACCGGTGGCCGGTCAGGCGGCGATGCGTTCCCTCAACAAGGAAGTCAGCGATCTCAAGACGATGGTCAAGGATCTCGTGAAGCTCCAGCACGACGCCACCCGTCCCGACCTGCCCGAGTCGCTGTTCGATTCCTATCTCCGGCTTGTTGAGGGCGAAGTGGCCGACGAGCTGGCCGACCGGATCGTGCGTGACATCAAACAGGTCGCCCAGCCCGCCCAACTCGGCGACGAGGCGTCGGTTCGGAAGCTGCTGGCCGAGAAGATCGCCGGCTTGGTCCCCACGAGCGGTCCGATCCAGCGCCGCCACAACGATGCGCCCACGGTCGTCGCACTGATCGGCCCGACCGGTGTCGGTAAAACGACGACCGTCGCCAAGCTCGCGGCCAATTTGCAGCTCGTCCAAAACATGAAGGTCGGCCTGCTGACGATCGACACCTACCGCATCGCGGCCGTCGACCAGCTGCGCAAGTTCAGCGAAATCATCAACGCTCGCCTCGAAGTCGCCCACACGGCAGCCGAGATCCCACAGGCACTGGCTTCGTTCGCCGATTGTGATTTCATCCTCCTCGACACCGCCGGCCGAAGCCCGAAGGACGAGATGCACCTGCGTGAACTGGAGCAATGCCTCAAGGTCGCCAAGCCCGACGAGATTCACCTGGTGATGAGTGCGAGTCAGGGCCGCAGCAGTTCGGAAATGGTCGTGGAGAAGTTCGGTGCGCTCCAGCCGGACAGCGTGATCTTCACCAAGGTCGACGAGGCCGTGCAGCTGGGCGTCGTCCTCAATGTCGCGCACAAGCTCGGCAAATCGCTGAGCTACATCACCTACGGCCAGAACGTGCCCAACGACATTGAGGTCGGTTGTGCCCGGCGTCTGGCCAAGGCGATCCTTGGCGAAGAGCTTTCGCCGAGCCCGACGCCGATGCCGGACGGTCCCGGCGATCAGCCCACCGATCAGGCCGACGTAGACGAAGATTCGACCGCCACCGACATGTCGATCCAGCCGGACCGTTCCACGGCTCCCGCGTCGAGTGAGTCCGTGACCGACGATGCCGAAGTGGTCGAACAAAACGTGCGAGAGGAAGCCGCATGAGCTGGCCGAAACCATCCACTGCCGCGACCATGAGCGGCGACGCTGGGGAGTCATTATTCGACCAAGCAACGCAACTGCGTCGGCTGGCCGAGAGTCGGCAACGTTCCGCGACCCCGCCGCTCACGCCCAAGCAGCCGCGCCACCCGCGGCCGATCGTCACGGACGCCCGCCGCGATGTTCCAAACACCGCACCGATCGCTAGGATCGGCCGGCAAGTGCCCACGCCCGATCCAACGAGCAGACCGCGAACCCGGCGGGCCCGTGTCATCGCCATCACCAGCGGTAAGGGGGGTGTCGGTAAGTCCAACGTCGCGGTCAATCTCGCTATCCAGTTCGCCAAGCAGGGCAAGCGGGTCGTGCTGCTCGACGCCGATCTCGGCATGGCCAACGCCGACGTGCTGTGCGGTCTCGACCCGCAGAAGACCCTCGCCAACTTCATCGCACGCACCGCGTCGTTGTCGGAAGCGACGATCAACGCGCCGGGCGACTTTCGTCTCATCGGTGGCGCGAGCGGTTTGGCCCGGGTGGCTGACCTCGCCGAGTCGGAGCGGCAGCGGATCATCGATGCAATGACCGCGCTGGAGCGCGACGCCGACATCCTGTTGGTCGACACCGGCGCCGGTATCGGGCCGAACGTGCTTAGCTTCACGCGGTGTGCCGACCATGTGCTGGCAGTGACGACGCCGGAGCCGACCGCGATCGCGGATGCGTACGCGGTGCTGAAAGTCATCAGCCGTGACGTGAGTGAAGCAGATCCGGAGAAGCGCCGGCTAAGCCTCTTGGTCAACCAGGCCCGCAGCGTCGCCGAAGCACGCGTGGTTTACGAACGGATCAGCAACGTTGCCCAACAGTTTCTGGGCGAGACGATTCTTGACGCCGGGCATGTCTTCGCTGACAGCGCCGTCGGTGAGGCGGTGCGTAAGCGCGTGCCGTTCACGTTGGCCCACCCCAAGAGCCCGGCCAGTGCGTGCCTGGCCCGTCTGGCCCAACGGCTCGAGAAGGGCGTCACCGTCAGCCATGAGCCGAGCTTCTTCGGCAGAATGGGAAAATGGATTACACGCTCCGCGTAAAGCCGGACTACCTCGAAGACGAAAGGAGTCGTCAACGCAAACAGGTGCTGCCCGACGGCACGATCGGCCGATAAGTCGCAAAGCGATATGACCGATCCCCAACCACCGTCCGGCTGACAACGCCAAATGGACACGCCACCGGCCCAACTCGACCGCGCGGACTTGCGTCCGGGTGAAGAGCATGCAGCGCTGCTCCCGCAGCGACTGGCGGGGGCGTCTGGCCTGACGGCGTTCGTGATCTGCCTCGTGCTTGGTGGTTTCGCCGCCGAAAACCCGCTCGCGACCGTCATTTGGCGGGCGATGATGGCGATGTTCGGAACGATCGTCATCGGCTACATCGTCGGGCTCTCCGCCCAGTGGATGTTGCGCGAGAGTCTTCGCGAGGAAGGCGCGATGCTCCACGACCAACTCCGCGACGCGGCGGCAACTGACCGGGTCGATCACGCGATCGACCACGATCAAGACGACGATGACATCCCGGTCGTCGGCAGTGATTGAGCCGGCGTCGCGTCCGATAGTCGGGCGAATGCAGAAAAAAGTTCTCCCAAATCGGAGAAACGTTGCGAAAGGCGCGGTGAAGCGCCGAAACCAGAAAGTGGACGTTGGGTCTGACCCTTTTGTGCCGGTCGTCCCAACCCCGGCGAGCCTGCTCGCCGAACATCGGCTTTTTGCCTTGACCGGCGTGAGTCGACATGACGGATCGAATCAGAAGGACCCCTCTGAAGCCACTCACTCCCAAGGACCCGGGAACCTGCCATGCCGAAATCGCCGAACTCGAAGACGACCAGCACCGCATCCGTTTCGCGCCAGGCTGCCGCGGCAGCGTACGGAGCGGCCACGCCTGTCAAGCAAACGGCCAAGCGCCGGACCACCGCCGTCGCCACGGCCGAGCCGGATGCCGACGTCACTCCGGTCCCGCTGAAACCCACGATGAAGGCGACCGCCGCGCGGGCGCCCATCAGCCCACGCACCCACGGCAAGCGCCAAAAAGGCAAGCCAGTCCCGCCAGAGATCGCGAAGCTCTGGTTCGACTACAAGAAAGAGCGCACCGAGGCCCGCCGTAACCAGTTGATGGAGACGTATCTCCATCTCGTCCGCTACAACGCCGAACGCATTTACCAGAAGCTTCCCGATGAGGTGGACGTCGACGACCTAATCTCGGCCGGCATCTTCGGTCTGATGGACGCGATCGACGGCTTCGATCTCGAGCGCGGCGTGAAGTTCGAGACTTTCTCCGCACCCCGCATCCGCGGTGCCATTCTCGACGAACTGCGCAGCATGGACTGGGTTCCGCGTCTGGTCCGTAGCCGCAGCCACAAGATGGGCGGCGCGATGCGACAACTCGAGGTCGAGCTCG is a genomic window of Planctomycetota bacterium containing:
- the fliQ gene encoding flagellar biosynthesis protein FliQ encodes the protein MNPEVATDLVRQTLILTLLVSAPILLVGLAVGVVISLLQALTQVQEQTLSFIPKIMAMVIVAAITLPWTVNQVLSFAREMMSLAPPM
- the fliP gene encoding flagellar type III secretion system pore protein FliP (The bacterial flagellar biogenesis protein FliP forms a type III secretion system (T3SS)-type pore required for flagellar assembly.), which codes for MPDSETKMHPRAHAEPGLGIGYWLCIALAVLLVLFLAAPVHAQTFDDLPNLTNDNGESMSLALPDVTDPENLPGALQIVVMLTVLSLAPSILVMMTSFTRIVIVLSLVRQAIGTQSLPPNQVLVGLSLFMTIVVMGPTWNKVNQNALQPYLNGEITQQAALDNAVVPMRDFMIAQIEASGSDAEVQLFHAHATGEPAETWDEVSTFSLIPGFMLSELKTAFWMGFLIYLPFLIVDMVISAVLISMGMMMLPPVLISLPFKLLLFVLADGWTLMTASLMESFVT
- a CDS encoding flagellar biosynthetic protein FliR: MDLIPIQLLGPQYAAVVFRFAGLMLFMPMFGSGRIPKRVKVMFAIVCATSLFAAGHAPAPLPDDPAAIAMGLGGEILFGFALGMVASLTFIGAQWAGNAVGQQMGIGLGAVFDPSSDVGGSPVSDVYFLLTLFIFLGIDGHVMLVRGALDSFAVLPPLSVGVDADLLTIVIGMFTAATSLMIRIGAPLFVAMLACDVCLGFIGKTVPQLNLLAAGLSLRSLVGMMLLVFTVGTTQGVIVEELTDALHKTYELYTTSRS
- a CDS encoding P-loop NTPase, with the protein product MSWPKPSTAATMSGDAGESLFDQATQLRRLAESRQRSATPPLTPKQPRHPRPIVTDARRDVPNTAPIARIGRQVPTPDPTSRPRTRRARVIAITSGKGGVGKSNVAVNLAIQFAKQGKRVVLLDADLGMANADVLCGLDPQKTLANFIARTASLSEATINAPGDFRLIGGASGLARVADLAESERQRIIDAMTALERDADILLVDTGAGIGPNVLSFTRCADHVLAVTTPEPTAIADAYAVLKVISRDVSEADPEKRRLSLLVNQARSVAEARVVYERISNVAQQFLGETILDAGHVFADSAVGEAVRKRVPFTLAHPKSPASACLARLAQRLEKGVTVSHEPSFFGRMGKWITRSA
- a CDS encoding flagellar biosynthetic protein FliO: MRWNLAWLTLLLTVVFTAATYAAPPQSRYDGKAIAGGDTEAIIDGEPQVEEQQGWVGMARTGAALAFVVTLVVLLGLGYRKLSGNSPSRGPAAATVLARNPVSPRAGVVLLKVGRRVLVCSESAGQPLTTLSEITDRDEVAELEGRLTGKRSTEPETPFVMSMNSASAEFASGYPDPAESEVAAALGNDLKADEDSVVQETKGELAGLMERVRTVSRQFRSQQRGTG
- the flhF gene encoding flagellar biosynthesis protein FlhF; this encodes MKLKTISAPTMAEAIKAVKTELGANAVILHTRQVKTSKWMGLRRSLRVEVIAGLADKKKQPKPPVKRTVPTLAEALPPQAMPKPAHSEVLAALAKKSLADLAPDAAPGAGLLNTPVAGQAAMRSLNKEVSDLKTMVKDLVKLQHDATRPDLPESLFDSYLRLVEGEVADELADRIVRDIKQVAQPAQLGDEASVRKLLAEKIAGLVPTSGPIQRRHNDAPTVVALIGPTGVGKTTTVAKLAANLQLVQNMKVGLLTIDTYRIAAVDQLRKFSEIINARLEVAHTAAEIPQALASFADCDFILLDTAGRSPKDEMHLRELEQCLKVAKPDEIHLVMSASQGRSSSEMVVEKFGALQPDSVIFTKVDEAVQLGVVLNVAHKLGKSLSYITYGQNVPNDIEVGCARRLAKAILGEELSPSPTPMPDGPGDQPTDQADVDEDSTATDMSIQPDRSTAPASSESVTDDAEVVEQNVREEAA
- the flhB gene encoding flagellar biosynthesis protein FlhB; the encoded protein is MADDEAAGEKTEAPTPKKRQEAREKGDVAKSQDLSGAIVLLGMLALLYFGGAHLYTELVKIAQAFFGVELASATGAVHGGGVREQMVRLGYAAAPLAVGVFVIGVLAHVVQIGPMLAPKKLIPDPNGINPIKGFKRLFMEAKTYVGFGMNLLKFTVVAVVAYMSINAKLPELAGLQALPHIQAFGSGASILFTIALQVAVALLLLGILDFAYQKYRHENQLKMTKQQLKEELKNMDGDPQIKQRRRQVAMQRAMQRVKAAVPTADFVVTNPTHFSVAVKYDAESMDAPRVVAKGADQLAFRIRELALLHNIPIIEKKPVARALYASCEIGQEIPEDMYAAVAEILAYVYEISGQQSLQKMA
- the flhA gene encoding flagellar biosynthesis protein FlhA, with protein sequence MSRVTAHRGMVFPLALIGLLLVFLVPLPTAILDLLLVVNVTLSVVLLVSVVYAKSPLELAVFPSFLLAVTMFRLVLNVATTRLILTAGDGASSPESATGAAGQVIETFSSFVTAGSLTVGLIIFVIIFIIQFVVITKGATRISEVAARFTLDAMPGKQMAIDADLNAGAIDESEARNRRENIAQEADFYGAMDGASKFVRGDAIAGIVITLVNIIGGIYVGMVEYGWNIGPTSSLFTKLTIGDGLVSQVPAFIVSLAAGLLVTRSSSRKDLGSEVLTQVFAKPKPLIVAGIFLVIMSMTGLPMVPLLILAGCCFGWAFLLFRQADAEAARVAKVEADKEAAAVAEPDKVESLLDVDAMELEIGVGLVRLVDTKKGGDLMERVQLIRRQIAMELGIMVPSVRIRDNIQLQPNDYVIKIRGEAVAAGETFPEQYLAMDSGAAVTPISAAEQTTEPAFGLPAYWITEPQREEAELLNYTVVEASAVLATHLTEVIKQHAHELVTRQEVRKLVDNLKEKAPALVEEVIDKQVKPGELQKVLQNLLRERVPVRDLETIVETLGDFSERTKDVDVLTEFARSALARTICKQHVDENDTLWCVTIDPAIEDLVSGHTNKGDNGATLTMPPQTQQQIVGAAAAKIEELTSTGRPAVVLCNPTVRAQVRRMLEAALPQVAVLSYGEVVSEVNVEAVGLVTLGR